Genomic segment of Sphingopyxis sp. QXT-31:
GACGAGCCGGCGGCCGAACCGCCGCTGGGCTGATCAGGCGGGCAGCAGGCTCTTCAGCGGCGTCTCTACGTCGGCGAGTTGCTCCGCCGCCGCGGCCAGCCCCGCGGTGACGAGCATCCGCCCTTGGACATAGTCCTTGGTGGCGTTGACGCAGTCGAGCGCGATGACCTTGCCGCCCTTCAGATAGACGATCGAGAAGCTGCGGTCCGCGGGGTTGCCGCGGAGCACCGCCTGGTCGTGGCCGGTCGACAGGCCCGCGGTCTGGAGCTTCAAATCATATTGGTTCGACCAGAACCAAGGGATGGCGTGATAGCGCGCCTCCTCGCCGCAGATGCCCTTGGCGACGACATTGGCCTGGTCGTTGGCATTCTGCACCGATTCCAGCCGGATGACCGCGCCCTCGGCAAAGTCGTTCTCGTGCGCGGCGCAGTCGCCGATCGCATAGATGTCGGGAAGATTGGTCTTGCAATGATGGTCGACGAGCACGCCGTTGCCGCCGTGCGCGCCCGCCGCGACAAGGGGTTCGACCGCGGGAACGATGCCGATACCGACGATGACCAGGTCGGCGGGAATGACCTCACCGGTGCCGAGGCGGACGCCGGTGACGCGGTCCGCGCCCTCGATCGCGACGACCTGGACGCCGAGGCGCAGGTCGACGCCATGATCGCGATGCTCCTTCTCGTAAAAGCGGGACAAATCCTCGCCCGCGACGCGCGCGAGCACGCGGTCGAGCGCCTCGAGCAGCACGACCGGCTTGCCCGCCTTGCGCAGCACCGCCGCGGCCTCGAGCCCGATATAGCCGCCGCCGATCACGACGATCTGTCCCGCGGTCTCCGACGCCGCCTTCATCGCGTCGGCATCGGCGCGGGTGCGTACGCCCTGCACGCCGGGCAGGTCGCCGCCGGGGATCGGCAGCATGCGCGGGGCGCCGCCGGTCGCCCAGACGAGCTTGCCATATTCGGTGGTGTCGCCGCCGTCGGTGGTGACGCTGTGCGCGGCGGGATCGACTGAAACGACGCGCGTGTTCAGCAGCATCGTGACTTCGCGTTCGTCCCAATATCTGGCGGGGCGGATCTGGATGCGTTCGAATTCCTTCTCGCCCGCGAAATATTCCTTCGACAGCGGCGGGCGCTCATAGGGAAGTTCGGGCTCGTCGCCGATGATCGCGATGCTGCCTTCGAACTTCTGGGTGCGCAGCGCCACTGCGACCTGCGCGCCGCCATGCCCTGCCCCCACGATCACCACGTCGAACCGCATCGCCAAGTCTCTCCCGCACAAGTTTACGCGAAGCCGTCCCTTGCATGCGAGTGAAGGCGGGGCAAGCGGCGGCGGGGCCGGGGCGGAATAGAAATTCTTGGGGAGAGGATGCCGCTACGGCGCGCGGGCGTAAGCCTCGAACCAGGGCGCCATGCGGCGGCACGCTTCCTCGACCTCCTCGGTCGAGACCGCAAAGCTCAACCGCATGAAGCGCGAGCCGTCGACGGGGTCGAAATCGATCCCCGGTGCGGTCGCAACCGCCGTATCGACGAGCAATTGCCGGCAGAAAGCGATGCTGTCGCCGGTCAGGTGCCCGATATCGGCATAGATATAAAAAGCGCCGTCGGGCGGCGCGATGCGGCGCAGGCCCATCGCGGGCAGGCGTTCGAGCAGCAGTTGACGATTGCGCCGATAGGTGGCGAGATGGCCTTCGAGCTCGTCGCGTTCATCGAAGGCGACGAGCCCGGCATGCTGGGCGAGGCTGGGCGGGGTCAGGAACAGATTGCCCATCCGCGCGCGCGCCGCGTCGATCTGGTCGGGCGGCACGACCAGCCAGCCGAGCCGCCAGCCTGCCATGCTATAGTATTTGGAGAAGCTGTTGACGACGAAGGCGTCCGGCGCCTCCTGCAGCATCGATGGGACCGGCCCGACGTAGGAGAGCCCGTGATAGATTTCGTCGGAGATGATGCGGATGTTCCGACGGCGGCACACCTCGGCGATGGCGGCCATTTGCGCCGCCTCGATCACCGTGCCGGTCGGATTGGCGGGGCTCGCGACGATCAGCCCCGCGGGCGCGGGATCAAGTGCTTCGACCGCCGCGGCGGTCAGCTGGAAACGCTCGGCCTCGCCGCAGCCGATCTCGACGGGGACCATGTGCAGCGCGCGCAGCGTATTGCGATAGGCGACATAACCCGGCCGGGCGAGCGCGACGCGGGCACCCGGCGCGAAGGCGCAGGTCAGCGCGAGGACGAGGGCGGGCGAAGCGCCGCAGGTCAGGATCACCTGCTCGGCATCGACCGCCACACCGTGCGTGTCGCGGTAATAGTCGGCGATCCGCTGCTTGAGCGCGGGGCTTTCCCAATAACCCATGCCGTCCTCGGCCAGCACCTGCTGCGCCCGGGCAACCGCGGCGGCGGGCGCGCCGGTCGAGGGCTGGCCGAACTCCATATGAATCACCGGCTCGCCCGCCGCCTTCATCTGATGCGCGAGGCGGCTGATCGAGATGGCGAAGAAGGGATCGACGGCGGCGGTCATGCAAGGGCCTGCTATGCGGATAAGCGACCCGTTACCAGCCCCCTTGAGGCAATGGGCTGACGGCCTTTGGTGAGCGAGATTAGTTTCGCGATAGCCTGATCCCCGGCGAAGGCCGGAGTCCAGACCTGCCGAAAGCCGACGTCGCATTGTCACGCTCTGGGCCCCGGCCTTCGCCGGGGATCAGGCTGGATGTTTCCGGCCTTTGCTCACTTCCCCTGTGCCGCCAGCACGCGCAATATATTGCCGCTCCACATCTTTTCGAGATCGGCGTCCGAATAGCCGGCGGCCTTTAGCCGCTCGGTGACCTTGGGCAGCGCCGAGATATCCTCGAACCCCGGCAGGCCGCCGCCGCCGTCCCAGTCGGCGCCGAAGCAGATATGATCGGGTCCCGCGACCTCGATCGCGCGCAGCACCATCTTCATATAGGCCTCGAAATCGGCCGCCCACAAAGGCTCGCTCTTGTCGAGTTCGCGCCATTTGCGGTTGAGCTCGGCCTGCTCTTCGGGCGGCAATTTCCCGATCCGCTCATATTGGCCGAACAGCGCGCCGCGCGCGGGCGTCATGTTCATCTCGGACATGAAGATCGTCGAAATACACATCGCCCCGCCCTTCGCCGCGAGCGCCTTCAGCCGCCCCTCGTCGAGGTTGCGCGGATGGTCGTTCGCCGAGCGCAGGCTCGAGTGCGAGAGGATGATCGGATATTTGGAGAGCGCGAGCAGCTGGTCGAAGGTCGCGTCCGACGCGTGGCTCGCGTCGATCACCATGCCCAGCCGGTTCATCTCGGCGACCCATTGCTTGCCGAGCGGGCTCAGCCCCTTCCACTTGGCCTCGCCGGTGGCGCTGTCGGCGAACTGGTTGGTCTTCGAATGCACCGGGCCCGCCATGCGGACACCCTTGTTGTAGAATTCGGCGAGCAGCGACACGTCCTCACCGAGCGGGTAGCTGTTCTCGATCGACTTGTAGGCGATGAGCTTACCCGCCTTGTCGAGCGAGCGCGCGTCGGCGGCGGTGAGCGCGGGACCGATGAGGTCGCCATGCTTCTTGATCGTCGCGTCGATCAGGTCCGAGCGGCCCCGCGCAAAGGCGAGCGCGTCGGCATAGCCCTGCGGCGTCAGCGGCCCCTGCTCGGTATAGATGACGAAGAAACCGCCATCGAGCGCGCCCGCCTTCATCCGCGGAATATCGACCTGGACGATGTCGCCCTCCAGCGTGTGCGGATCGGCGAAGCTCCACCCCGCGCGCTCGAAATGGAGCGAGGTGTCGAGGTGGGTGTCGAGCGTCAGGAAGCGGCTGTGCAGCGGGCGATCGTCCTTGGGCGCTGCGCCTTCCTCTTTCGCGGCGGTGCAGGCGGCGAGCGACGCGGTGGCCAGCAGGATCGCGAGATATTTCACTTCTTCTCCTCCACCGGCTTCAGGTCGAGATCGTGATAATCCCAGCTGAAATCGGCGATCTTGCTGACCGCCTTCATCGTCACCCCGGTGACCTTGCCGTCGGCGTCGAGCGCAAAGGTCACATAGGCGGGTTCGATCGCGGGGTCGTCATATTCGGTGACGAAGCTGTCATACTGCCAGTGCTTCAAACGCCCGACCATGCGCGGGGTCGAGGTGAAGTCGATCGTCAGCCCCTGCGCGGTGTTGGCGACGACGATGTCGCCGTACCAGGGATCGCGGTAGCGCCCGGCGTAGCGCGCGGGGTCGAGCGACGGGCCGACCTTGGCGGGCGACGCCTGCGCCTGCTTCAGATATTCGACGCCGCCGGCAAGCCGCTCCTTGTACCAATCCTGCCATTTCGTCGTCCAGCCCGTGTCGGGCTGGTCCAGATAATGGTCGAGTAGCCGGTAGGTCAGCCCCAGCAGCATGCCGCTCTCTTCATTGTTCATCATGATCGCGAAGCCGATGTTCTTGTCGGGGATCATCACGACGCGGGTGATCGAGCCGAACACCCCGCCGCCGTGCGAAATGATGCGGTGGCCGCGATAATCCTGCACCTGCCAGCCGAGCGCATAGGCTTGCTGCATCGGCCGCGCGGCTTTGAGCTGCTCGGGCAGCTGGGTGATCGGCATCGGGGTCACCGGCTTCCACATTTCCGCGGCCTGCGCTTCGCTGAACAGATATTTGCCGTTCGGCAGCGCGCCATGCGCGAGCTGGATCTTGAGCCATGCCGCCATGTCGTCGGCGCTGAGCGCGAGCCCGCCCGCCGGCGCGCCGTTGCGCCCCAGTTCGTCGCGCTCGTTCAGCGCCTGCTGGTCGCCGAGCCCGCGCAGCGGCCCGTTCAGCCGTGCGTGCGGCCACGAGCGGTTGGCAATGCGAAAGCGGTCCTCGCTATCGCTGGTCGCATTCTTCATGCCGCCGGGGCGCAGCAGCTTCTCGCGGATGAAGACTTCCCACGTCTTGCCGGTGACTTCCTCGATCAGCTGCCCGGCAACCGCGTAGAGGATATTGTCATAGGCGTAGGCGGAGCGGAAACTCGTCTTGGGTTTGAGGTACGCGACGCGCTGGACGGTCTGCTTGCGCGTCAGATTGGTGCGCGGCACGAACATCAGGTCGCCCTGCCCCAGCCCCAGCCCGCTGCGGTGGACGAGCAAGTCGCGGATCGTGATCTCGCGCGTGACCCACGGGTCGTACATGCGGAACCACGGCATATGCCGAATGACCGGGTCGTCCCAGCCGATCTTGCCCTCGTCGACGAGGATCGCGAGCGCCGCCGCGGTCATCGCCTTGCCGGTCGAGCCGGTCTGGAAGATCGTCTCCTTGTCGACCAGCGCACGCTCGCCGAGCTTGCGCTCGCCCCAGCCGCGCGACAGCGTGGTCTTGCCGTCCTCGACGATCGCGATCGACACCCCGGTGGCGCCGATCTCCTTGCGCAGCGTCTCGACCTCGGTGCCGAAGTCCTTCGGCGGTTCGGCCCATGCCGGAACGGCGGTCGCGACGAGCAGCGACAGCGCAAATAAACGGGCGTGTTTCATGACACGGTCTCCATGGAGGCAAGGGGGTTGGGACGCAGCAGGCGCCAGACGCCGATGGTGAGCAAAGGCGCGACGAACACGCCAAGGAACAGCCAGGCGAGGAAGCGGTAACCGCTGGCGATAAGGTCGACGAGGCCGATGCGCCCCGCGACGAAGATGCAGCCCGCGAGGATCACCGCGCCGATGACCGCGCGCGCGCCGGTGGTGAGCGGCGCGCGGCCGCGGCTCTCGATCGCGCCCGAGATGCGCTCGTTGATCGCATGCACCGCCCCCGCCCCGCTTTCGAGCAGCGCGGCGAAGATCATCACCTGGAACAGCACATGGAATCCCGGCACCGTCATCTGGCGGAGCAGGAAATCGGACGGCAGCGTCTCCGCACCGATCGCGGGATAGAAGGCCATCATCGCGACGAAGAAGAGGATCGCGGGCAGCATCGACAGCGGCCCCGCGATGATCCCCGCCAGCACCGCGTCGCGCTGGCTGGTAAGGTGGCGCAGCACCGGCAGGATCACCACCGCGCCGACGATATTGTAACTCGCATAGGTCAGCCCGCCCGACATCCAGTCGCCCGACGGCGGCGGTGCGGTCGCGAAACCCTGACCGATCAGGTCGCCGAAACTGGCCAGCGCGATGACGAGGAACAGCGCGTAGACGGTGTAGAGCAGGATCGAGACATATTTGAACATTTGCTCGACGACGCCCGTCCCCCAGGCGACGACCGCGGTGATCGACACGCCGAGCAACAGCGACCCCAACCATTCGGGCCAGCCGAAGGTCGCCGCGCCGATCGCCCCCGCCGCGGCGCCGAACACCGCGAGGATCAGGACGACGAAGATCAGGTAAGCGATCTCGAACGCGATCCAGCCTGGGCCGAGAAGCCCCTGGAAAAAGGCGCGATAGTCATAGGCGCCGAGCTTGCGCGCGAGCGCGAAAGTCACCGCGGCAACAAGGCTCCACACGAGCGTCGCGAGCAGCATCGCAGCGAGCCCGCCCCACGGCCCCGCGGGCACGAAATATTCGGCGAGTTCGCGCCCCGTGGCATAGCCGCCGCCGATGATCACCGCCTTGAGCGCAAAACCGGGGAGCAGGAAGCGCTGGAACCAGCTCGACCCTCCGGCTGGTTCGGCGATGCTCATGCGAGGCAGCTGTCCACGAGCGCGGCAAAGGCCGCGCCGCCGCGGATCGGGTCGGCGACCGGCAGGGCGAGCCGGCGGCTTTCGGCGCCGAGCAAAGCCTCGGCCTCGCCCGCGCCGAGGCTCGAGGTGTTGAGGCTGACGCCGCCGCAGCGGATCGCGGGATTGGTGCGGCTGCCGAGGCGGATCGTCAGGTCGATGACCTCCTCGACGCTCGGCAACGCGAAGCTTTCCATGCCCAGGATCACCTTGCGCGACGGATCGTGGCACACGACGAACACGTCGGGCTGGCTGCCGTGGAGCAGTCCCAGCGACACCGCGGCATAGGCGGGGTTGAAGATCGACCCCTGCCCCTCGATCACGTCCCAATGATCGGCGGGCGCATCGGGGCTGAGGATTTCGGCCGCCCCCGCCTCGAAGTCCGACACCACCGCATCCATCGGGATGCCGCCGCCGGCGATCATGATGCCAGTCTGGCCGGTGGCGCGGAAATCGGCGTCGAGCCCGCGCTCGGCAAAGGCGCGGTGCAGCGCGAGCGCGGTATATTTCTTTCCGAGCGCGCAGTCGGTGCCCACGGTGAGCAGGCGCTTGCCCGTGCGTTTGATCCCGGTGCCGATGGGGATATCGGCGGGCGGCGTGCGCACGTCGATCAGCCGCTGGCCGGTGCGCCGCGCCGCCTCGACCAGCGCGGGCACGCTGGTCAGCCGCGTGTGCAGCCCGGCGACGATGTCGAGCCCCGCCTCCATCGCCTCGATCAGGATCGCGACCCAGCTTTCGCCGATCACGCCGCCCTGGTTGGCAACCCCGATCACCAGCGACCGCGCGCCCGCCGCCTTGGCGGCTGCGGGGTCGAGCCGCGGCAAGCCGGTGGTGACGGTGCAACCCGCGGCGGAATACTCCCCGACGCAGCGGTCCGCCGCCCAGTCGGCAAGCCCGAAGGCGGTCTTCGCGAAGCTGGCTTCGGTGGTGTCGCCGAGGAACAGCAGATAGGGCTGCGGCAGGGTCAATCGTTCGGACAAGCGTCCGGTGGGCGCGTTCATCTGTTTCACTCCGGTCGCGTCAGAAGCCGGCCGTCAGCGTCGCGCCGATCGTGCGCGGACGGATGACCGCGGTACCGGCCGCGCCCAGCGGGATGTTGCCGGGCACTTCGAACGAGGTCTTGCCTTCGCTGTCGAACAGATTCTTGGCATAGACTTCCAGCGAATAGCGGCCGAAATCAAGGCCGGCGCGCAGGTCGACGACCTCGTAGGAGGGTAGGTAGCGCTGGCGGCCGTTGGCGCTGCGGAAGGCGAAGTCGAAGCCCGCGGGCTGTTTCGACAGGCTGCGCAGCGAGGCGCCGACATGCGCCTGGGTCTCGCCGCCAAGATCCCATTCATAATCGGCATTGGCGCCGATGCTGTATTTCGGCGTGTAGGGCAGCCGGTCGCCGGCAAGTCCGCCGACCTGCGCCGGGGTGTCGTCCTTCAGCGTCGCATCGGTGTAGGCACCGTTCAGCGAGAAGACGAGCCCGTTGGTGGGGCGCAGGTTCGCGGTGAATTCCAGGCCGTTGCTCTCGGCCTTGCCGCCGTTGAAGTTGATACCGAAATTGTTGACGATGCCGAACACCTGGATGTCCTTCCAGTCGATGTGGAAGGCGGCGATGTCGATGCCGAAGGTCCGGTCGGCGGTTTCGGCTTTCACCCCGACCTCATAGCTGATCAGCGAGTCCGAGCTGTAGGAGCCGAGTTCCACCGGCGCTCCCGGTGCCAGCACGTTCGGGCCGCCGGGGCGGAAACCCTTGGCGACGCGGGCATAGACGGTTGCCTGGTCGCTGATCTCGAAGCTCGGCGCGACCGAGAAAGTGAAGACATTTTCGGACGAGCGCGCAACCGGCAGCGTGTTCGGGCCGCCCGCCAGCACGCCGTCGGACACCTGCAGCGCCGATTGCTTGTTGTCGCTGTAGCGGCCGCCGAAGGTCAAATCGAAGCGCTCGCCCAGATGCAGCGTCGCATTGGCGAAACCCGCGATCTCGCGGTAGCGCGAACTGAGCTGCGCGACGCCGAGCAAAGGCAAACCCGCGACGGGCGTCAGGGTGCCCGGCTGGACCGCATTGAATTCCTGATCGATCAGGCCGCGTTCGCGCGTGTAATAGCCGCCGACCAACCATTCGAAGCTGTCGCTCTCGGGCGACTGGAGCCGCACTTCCTGCGTCAGGCGGCGGACGCGCGTCGTCTGCTGATTGAAGAAGTCGTTCGGGGTGCCGAACACCGCCTCGATCAGCCCGCCGAACTGGGTGGTGAGGTCGGCGCGGAAAACCTGCCGCAGCGTGCTGTAGCTCGTCGCGGAAACGAGGTTCGCGAAACCGAGGTCGGCTTCGACGACCGCACTATACACGCGATACTGCACGTCGGTGCCCTCGGGTACAAACTGCGACTGGGTCAGCCCGCCATAGAGGGTACGGCCGGTCGCGGGGTCGCTGTCGACATTGTTCGAGGCGTTGGTTTTCAGATTCTGCGAATAGGCGCTGAGCTGCACCGAAAAGGTTTCGCTGGGCCTGAACAGCAGCGAGGCGCGGCCGCCGTAGCTTTTGCTGTCGTTGATGTTCTTCTCGACGTCCGACCCCGCGGTGCCGATCGAGTCGATATAGCCGCCATAGTCGCGGTAGAAACCCGAGGCGCGGAAGGCGAGCGTATCGCCGAGCGGGATGTTGACCACCGCGCTGCCGAGGAAGGATTCGTCGCCGCCCTTGGTCGCCTCGACGCTGCCGCGCGCGCGGACCTCAAGCGCGCCGGTATCGGGCTTTTTTGTCACATATTTGAGCACGCCGCCCATCGAGCTGGCGCCATAGATGGTGCCCTGCGGCCCGCGCAGCACCTCGATGCGTTCGATGTCGAAGGTGTCGAAGTCGCCGGCCAAGATCGCACCATTCACGAGGCCGCTGCTCGACCCGAAACTCATTTCGTCCTGATAGACTGCAACCGTCGAGGCGACCCCGCCGGTGTTGACGCCGCGGATCACGAGGCGCCCGAAGCCCGGGGTGGTCTGGTTGAGCTGCAAGCCCGGAACGAGCTTCAGATAGTCGGAAAAGCTGATCGCCTGCACATTTTCCAGCGCATCGCCCGACACGACGCTGACCGATTGCGGCACGTCGATCAGCAATTGCTCGCGCTTCTGCGCGGTGACGACGATGTCGCTCTCGGACTCGCCGGCTTCTTCGGCATGGGCGGGCATGGCGGCGGCCAGTGCGGCCAAGCTTGCGGTAATCAGTACAGTCTTTTTCATCGTCTTACCCCCAGACTTGGCCGAGCAGGCGGCGGAAATTGCCCCCGAGCACGGCCGTGATGTTTTCATTGGAATAGTTGCGGCGAATGAGTTCTTCGGTCAGGTCGAAGACCTTCAGCGGATGGTCGAAGCCGTCGATGTCGATCTTGTCGCGAAAGCCGTAGCTGGCCTTGTAGCTGCCCTTGAGCGCGGCATATTCCGACGGCTCCATGTCGTCATAGCCATGGAGGTCGGCGTCGGAGCCGATTCCGACATGCTCGATCGCGGTGAGCTTCGCGACATGATCGATATGATCGGCCATATGCCCGACGTTGGTCGGGTCGCTCGCGCGGACGAACATGCGCACGCCGGTGATGCCCATCACCCCGCCCTTCGCGGCGAGCGCCTTGATCGCCGCGTCGGTCTTGACGCGCGGGTGATCGACCAGCGCGCGGGCGTTGCTGTGCGTGATCGCGATCGGGCCTTTGGCGAGTTCGATAGCGTCGAGCGTCGTCTTGTCGCCGCAATGCGAGACGTCGATCAGCATCTTCTGCTTTTCCATCTCGGCGATGATCGCGGCGCCATAGTCGCTGACCCCGCCGTCGACGCGCTCGGTGCTGCCGGATCCGATGCGGTTCTGGCTGTTGTAGGTGAGCTGCGCGCAGCGCAGGCCAAGGCGGCGGAAGGTCGCGACATCCTCGACGCGCGCAAAATGCTCGGCATTCTGGATGCCCATGACGACGGCGCATTTCCTGTCGGCCTTGGCGCGATCGAGGTCGGCGACGTCGCCGACGATGGTGAAGACATGCGCATTATGCCCGGCGAAATGCTGCCACGCGGCGAGATATTCGAGCGCCTGTTCGCGCGCATCGGGGCCGCCGAGGCCATAGGCGTTGTGGAATCCCGTGATCCCGCTGGCACGGAACTCGGCGGCTTCGGCGTCGGTCAGGCGGCGCGTCACATAGTCGGGCGACAGCGTGATCTTGAGCGGCGCGAGCATGTCGATGACCAGCGACGAGGCGACGAGATCGACCGCGCGGCGCGAATAGCGCTTCGCCGACGCGCCCGCAAAAGCGAAGGCGCCCCGATTGATCATCGGCGCGGACAAAGCGGCACCGACCGCACCCGCGATGACCGCGCGGCGCGTTACTGGGAATGACGTTGCCATCCCGATCCGACCTCCTGAAATTACAAATTCGAGACTATTGTCCTAATCAGAGAATTGTCAACCCAAATAGGACATCCATCTATCTATTTTCGTCACCCCGGGCTCCACTCGGGGTCCGCTCGGCCACATCGAATAGCGGGACCCCGGATCAAGTCCGGGGTGACGGAGGGGCTGGACCTCAGCCACCCCAGATTGCGTCCGGGCAATGGATCATCCCCCCGCGATATTCGACGCCCGGTTCGCGGTCCCGCGCGAGGAAGGTCGGGCCGTCGAGGTCGACGATGTCGCAGAGCTGACCCACCAGATAGGAGGGCGCCATCGACAGGCTGGTGCCCATCATATTGCCGACCATCACGTCGAGCCCGAGTTTCTTCGCCTGCCGCGCGATCGCGAGCCCCTCGGTCAGCCCGCCGCATTTATCGAGCTTGATGTTCACCACATCGAAGCGCCCGACGAGCGAGGCGGTGTCGGCGAGCGTCAGCGCGCTTTCGTCGGCGACGAAGGGGAGCGGGCGTTTCAGCCCGTCGAGATCGGCCTCGCGCCCGCGCTTCAGCGGCTGTTCGAGCTGCGCGACGTTATTTGCGGTCAGTATCGGGAGCAGTTTGCGCAGGGTGGCGACATCATAGCCCTGATTGGCATCGACCCCGATCCAAGCGTCCGCCCGTGCGGCACGGATCGCCTCGACGCGCGCGATATCGTCGTCGAGATCGCCGGTGAGCTTCACCTTTACCGGCGCCTCGGGATCGATGGCGAGCGCTGCGCGTGCCATCTTGCCCGGTTCGTCGGCGCCGAGGGTCAGCGTCGAGCGCAAGGCCTTGGGCGCGTCCAGCCCGGCGAGCTCCCACACGGGCCGCCCCGCCTGTTTCGCCTCGAGCTCCCAGAAAGCGCAGTCGAGCGCGTTGCGCGCGCCGCCCGCGGGGAGCAGGCTTTGTAATTCGGCACGCGTCGCCCCCGCCTCGATCGCCGCACGCACGCTCTGCGCCTGGCCCAGCATATGGTCGATATCGTCGCCGAGATAATAGACCCCCGCCCCCTCGCCGCGCCCCGCGTGCGTGCCGTCGGAAAGCTCGGCGACGAGCAACGCGGTCTCGGTGAAGACATGCCCCGAGATGCGGAAGGGCTGGTGGTAGGGAAAGCGCTCGACCCGAAGGTCGAGCGCCAGTTTCTGCCGGTCCATCGTCGCCATCAATACACCATGTCGAAGCCGTAGAGGTGGAAGACGAGCGTCACCCAGACGAGGACCAGCGCGGCGAGCACGAGCAGCACCGCGCCGAGCTTCATCGTCCAGGCGCGCTTGTCCTTGAAGGTGCGCATCAGATGCCAGCCCGCCGTCGCCAGCAAACCGAAGCTCGCGAGCGGGGTCAGGATGCGCAGCAGGTGGATCAGCCAGTCGAGCGGCCCGCCGATGCTGCCGATATCGGCCGAGAAGGCCGCGATCAGCGCGCCCCAGCCGACCAGCGCCGCGATAACCAGCCACGCGAAGACGCGCGACAGCCGGTACGCGCGAAGCGACGGCCCGGTGAGCGCGAACTCGGCCTTGTAGCTCCGCCGCACCAGCGAGCGCACCGGCCAGGCGAGCGCGGCGAGCACCACCATCGCCAGCGCGAAGAGCATCGCGGGGCTGAGCCAGGCGCTGTTGGTCGCCGCGGGCGCGGGTTCGAATACCATGAAGGGCGAGCCCGCGTCGACGCTCATCCGCACGACGCGGCCGTCCTTGACCTCGGCGGCGAGCCGCTCGCCGGTGCCGGTGTCGCGCCACACGAAGGGTTCGACCTCGACCCAGTCGCGCGCGCCCGCGCCGAGCCCGTCGAGCGCGGGGAAGCTGAGCTTGCCGTCTTCGGTCACCCCGATCTGCGCCTGCCCGAGCAGGCCGAGCACGCTCAGGAAGTTGGTGAAGCTGCCGCGGCTGCTGACATAATGGCCGACCATCATCTGCGCGTGCTGCTTCGCGGTCTTGGCGTCGACGGTACCGGGCTTTTCGGTGCCGGGCAGGTAGCGGTCGGCGAATTTGTGGAACAGCGCACTGCGCACCGCGCCCGCATCGCCCGCCTTCCCCGGGGCGTTCATCGAGATATAGACGCCGATGTCGCTGTCAGGGAAGAGCCACAGATAGGAGTGGAACCAGACGGTGTCGCCGCCGTGCGCGATCGCGCGGTGGCCGTTGACCCATTGCT
This window contains:
- a CDS encoding aminotransferase class I/II-fold pyridoxal phosphate-dependent enzyme; this encodes MTAAVDPFFAISISRLAHQMKAAGEPVIHMEFGQPSTGAPAAAVARAQQVLAEDGMGYWESPALKQRIADYYRDTHGVAVDAEQVILTCGASPALVLALTCAFAPGARVALARPGYVAYRNTLRALHMVPVEIGCGEAERFQLTAAAVEALDPAPAGLIVASPANPTGTVIEAAQMAAIAEVCRRRNIRIISDEIYHGLSYVGPVPSMLQEAPDAFVVNSFSKYYSMAGWRLGWLVVPPDQIDAARARMGNLFLTPPSLAQHAGLVAFDERDELEGHLATYRRNRQLLLERLPAMGLRRIAPPDGAFYIYADIGHLTGDSIAFCRQLLVDTAVATAPGIDFDPVDGSRFMRLSFAVSTEEVEEACRRMAPWFEAYARAP
- a CDS encoding serine hydrolase; amino-acid sequence: MKHARLFALSLLVATAVPAWAEPPKDFGTEVETLRKEIGATGVSIAIVEDGKTTLSRGWGERKLGERALVDKETIFQTGSTGKAMTAAALAILVDEGKIGWDDPVIRHMPWFRMYDPWVTREITIRDLLVHRSGLGLGQGDLMFVPRTNLTRKQTVQRVAYLKPKTSFRSAYAYDNILYAVAGQLIEEVTGKTWEVFIREKLLRPGGMKNATSDSEDRFRIANRSWPHARLNGPLRGLGDQQALNERDELGRNGAPAGGLALSADDMAAWLKIQLAHGALPNGKYLFSEAQAAEMWKPVTPMPITQLPEQLKAARPMQQAYALGWQVQDYRGHRIISHGGGVFGSITRVVMIPDKNIGFAIMMNNEESGMLLGLTYRLLDHYLDQPDTGWTTKWQDWYKERLAGGVEYLKQAQASPAKVGPSLDPARYAGRYRDPWYGDIVVANTAQGLTIDFTSTPRMVGRLKHWQYDSFVTEYDDPAIEPAYVTFALDADGKVTGVTMKAVSKIADFSWDYHDLDLKPVEEKK
- a CDS encoding dipeptidase, producing the protein MKYLAILLATASLAACTAAKEEGAAPKDDRPLHSRFLTLDTHLDTSLHFERAGWSFADPHTLEGDIVQVDIPRMKAGALDGGFFVIYTEQGPLTPQGYADALAFARGRSDLIDATIKKHGDLIGPALTAADARSLDKAGKLIAYKSIENSYPLGEDVSLLAEFYNKGVRMAGPVHSKTNQFADSATGEAKWKGLSPLGKQWVAEMNRLGMVIDASHASDATFDQLLALSKYPIILSHSSLRSANDHPRNLDEGRLKALAAKGGAMCISTIFMSEMNMTPARGALFGQYERIGKLPPEEQAELNRKWRELDKSEPLWAADFEAYMKMVLRAIEVAGPDHICFGADWDGGGGLPGFEDISALPKVTERLKAAGYSDADLEKMWSGNILRVLAAQGK
- a CDS encoding NAD(P)/FAD-dependent oxidoreductase, with amino-acid sequence MRFDVVIVGAGHGGAQVAVALRTQKFEGSIAIIGDEPELPYERPPLSKEYFAGEKEFERIQIRPARYWDEREVTMLLNTRVVSVDPAAHSVTTDGGDTTEYGKLVWATGGAPRMLPIPGGDLPGVQGVRTRADADAMKAASETAGQIVVIGGGYIGLEAAAVLRKAGKPVVLLEALDRVLARVAGEDLSRFYEKEHRDHGVDLRLGVQVVAIEGADRVTGVRLGTGEVIPADLVIVGIGIVPAVEPLVAAGAHGGNGVLVDHHCKTNLPDIYAIGDCAAHENDFAEGAVIRLESVQNANDQANVVAKGICGEEARYHAIPWFWSNQYDLKLQTAGLSTGHDQAVLRGNPADRSFSIVYLKGGKVIALDCVNATKDYVQGRMLVTAGLAAAAEQLADVETPLKSLLPA
- a CDS encoding DUF1611 domain-containing protein produces the protein MNAPTGRLSERLTLPQPYLLFLGDTTEASFAKTAFGLADWAADRCVGEYSAAGCTVTTGLPRLDPAAAKAAGARSLVIGVANQGGVIGESWVAILIEAMEAGLDIVAGLHTRLTSVPALVEAARRTGQRLIDVRTPPADIPIGTGIKRTGKRLLTVGTDCALGKKYTALALHRAFAERGLDADFRATGQTGIMIAGGGIPMDAVVSDFEAGAAEILSPDAPADHWDVIEGQGSIFNPAYAAVSLGLLHGSQPDVFVVCHDPSRKVILGMESFALPSVEEVIDLTIRLGSRTNPAIRCGGVSLNTSSLGAGEAEALLGAESRRLALPVADPIRGGAAFAALVDSCLA
- a CDS encoding YkvI family membrane protein, with the translated sequence MSIAEPAGGSSWFQRFLLPGFALKAVIIGGGYATGRELAEYFVPAGPWGGLAAMLLATLVWSLVAAVTFALARKLGAYDYRAFFQGLLGPGWIAFEIAYLIFVVLILAVFGAAAGAIGAATFGWPEWLGSLLLGVSITAVVAWGTGVVEQMFKYVSILLYTVYALFLVIALASFGDLIGQGFATAPPPSGDWMSGGLTYASYNIVGAVVILPVLRHLTSQRDAVLAGIIAGPLSMLPAILFFVAMMAFYPAIGAETLPSDFLLRQMTVPGFHVLFQVMIFAALLESGAGAVHAINERISGAIESRGRAPLTTGARAVIGAVILAGCIFVAGRIGLVDLIASGYRFLAWLFLGVFVAPLLTIGVWRLLRPNPLASMETVS